The nucleotide sequence CCCCGACTGGCCTGGTTTTCCCGATGTCTTCGGCCTCCGACCCGCCGCCCTGGCCGACTATCCCATGTACCGCGGTGTCGCCAAGCTCGTCGGTATGCAGGCCCTGAAAACTGGAACGACCATCGAAGAAAAGGCGCAAACCGCCCGCCAGCACTGGAATGACTTCGACTTCTTCTTCTTCCACCACAAGCGCACCGACAGCAGCGGTGAGGACGGCGACTTCGATCGCAAAGTGCGCGAGATCGAGAAGGTCGACCAGGCGCTCCCCCACATCCTCGACCTCGCCCCGGATGTCATCCTCGTGACCGGCGATCATTCCACGCCCGCGAAATTGAAGGCGCATAGCTGGCATCCCGTGCCGGCCCTGCTCTGTGCTGCCAATGCCCGGCCCGATACCGTGGAGACCTTTGGTGAGAGAGCGTGCCAATCCGGGGCGCTCGGTCCGCGCTTCCCCGCACACCACCTGATGCGCCTGGCGCTCGCCCACGCCGGCCGGCTCGCCAAGTTCGGGGCTTGATTCCGCCCGTTGGTACTGCGACGACGATTTGCTGTCTCCGTTGTGCTCACGCCTCCCAACGACGGAATATAGAGAGATGGCTGATGCTTGCCCTTGCTGAGAACGCCTGAAGCCCCCGCGACGCATGTCTTGCATCGGGGCAATCTTGCACCGGATTACGCTCCGCTCATCCCGATTTTCACCTCCGATCAGCCCTTTGTCGGATAATTCTCTTGTGAATGGAGGACCATTACATCCACGAGAAGGAGAAGAAATCGTGAAGACCGCGGAGAAGCAATACGAGAAGATCGGAGCAACCAAGGGCTGTGCAGATCACGACCATGATCTGATTCAGGAGCTGGACAAGCGCCTGGATGCGGTGTGGCGCATGGACCAGTACATCAACAACGCCGAGGGAAAGTCGCAGATTCGTGAGTTCTGGACACAACTGAAGAATCAGGAACAGCAGAGCGTCAATCAGCTCAAGGATCTGGTTGCCAAGGAGGTCAAGGAAGGCTGCTTCTGATCACCCCGACCCTGACTGTTTCCGGTAAGCACAGACCGTCCCTCAGAAACGCCCCTGCGAAACCCTATATGGATGGAGAGAGTAGCGCAGGGGCTACTCTTTCTCTCTGCCCGCGCACACGAGAACCCCGATTCGGAGAGCGCGCCAGCACGATGGTGCGCTCTCCACACAAGGCGACCTCATTGCGGTTGGACCGCCGGAAATGACCGAGTAAACTCGGCGCATGCCAACGCTACATGTCAGCGCTGTGGATGTGTGGATTCTCGTCGTTTATGTGATCGGGACAAGGATCCTCTTCAGTTGGTACTTCGCGCGCAAGACACAGACGGGTTCCGAGCAGTACTTTCTGGCGGGGCGGAAGCTGCGCTGGCCCGTCATCGGCCTGTCCTTTTACGTCGCCAACATGAGCGGAGCGAGCTTCGTAGGCCTTGCCGGAAGCGGTTATCACAGCGGCATCGCCGTCTACAACTACGAATGGCTCCCGGCCGTCATCCTCGTGTGCTTCGTCGTCTTTCTGCTTCCGCTTTATCTGAAGCAGCGCGTATTTACGGCACCCCAATACCTCGAACATCGATATGGCCGTAGTTGCCGCCTGGCGTTCTCCGGCTTCCTGTTGCTCGCCAACATCTTCATTGACGCCGCGGTCGGGCTTTACGGAGGTGCCTTGGTCGTCCAGGCCGTCTACCCGAACCTTTCGCTCTTTCTCATCATCGCGGTCATTTCTCTCATCACAGGACTCTATATCTTCTTCGGTGGTCTGGGTGCCGTTATTATCAACGACGCCCTGCAGGCCGCCCTGATTTTGATCGGCGGAGCCGTGGTCACGTTTCTCGCCTGGCGCAAAATTCCTTCCTGGGAGGCCGTCCGCCAGGCGTCGCCGCCCGAGGCATTTCACCTCATTCAGCCCGCAAACGATCCACTGATGCCCTGGCCCGGGCTGGTAACCGGCGTGCTGGTGATCGGCATCTACTTCTGGTGCATGAACCAGACCATTATTCAGCGGGCCCTCGGAGCAAGGTCGCTTGATCACGCGCGATGGGGCTCACTCTTCGCCGCCGCCCTCAAGATCCCCAATCTCTTCCTTTTTGTGCTCCCGGGCCTCATGGCGGCCGCGCTGTACCCGTCCCTCGAGAAACCTGACCTCGCCTTTCCGGTGCTGGCCTTCGATCTACTGCCCGTCGGATTGCGCGGCGTGCTGCTCGCTGCTGTCGCCGCAGCCATATTCTCCAGCCTGGAGGCCATACTCAATTCCGCGTCCACGCTCTTTACGATGGATTTTGTTCATACGCTGCGACCCCACGCCAGCGACCGGACCCTCATGAACACGGGCCGTGCCGCCACCATCGCCTTTATGATCATCGCCGCTGCCTGGGCTCCACAAATCGCCCGTTTCCCGACCCTCTGGCAATACGCCCAGTCCCTCCTGGCCTACGTGACGCCGCCCGTTGTAGTCATCTTCATGTTCGGCCTGTTTTGGAGGCGGGCCAACTGTCCCGCAGCGGTGATCACGCTTACGGCGTGCGTGCCCGTGGGCGCCGCATGGTGGATCATCAATGACTTGCTCGCCTGGACGTCGGTCCAGTTTCTCTATGGTTGCGGCGTGACCTTCCTCTTCAGCGCCGCCGTTTTCGTTCTTACGGCGTATCTGACCGAACCTCCGCCGCAAAGCGTGCTGCAACACATGTGGCATCCGTCCATCTGGCGCGAGGAATCCCGTGATCTGCACGGTACGCCCCGGCACAGGAATTACCGCTGGCTCGCCGCCATCCTGCTTCTGGTCACGGCCGGCGTTGTGGTTTGGTGGGCTTGATCCCGTACCCGGCAGACTTGTGCCGACCTCGACGTCGATGATCCGTCGCTGATAACGCTTTACGAATCTCGTTGTGCGACGGCCGCGCCGCGTCCCTCTCTCAACGAAGCATCATTCTGGTCGTCGTATTCGATGGCTTTGTCCCATGCCTCGACGGCGTCGTCGAAGCGGCCGAGCAACTGCAGGGCCTTCGCTCGCCAGGACTGCGTATAGCTCATATAGTATCGCGCAGTCGCCTCTCGGGGTTCCTTTTCGAGCACCGCAGCGAGACGCGAAACGGCCTTGTCCAGCCATTCCATCGCTCCGGCCCCTTGACCTTCACGCACCGCGATCTCTCCCAGATTCGTATAGCTGCCGGCGATGTCAATGGAATACTCGAGCACGGCGGGGTGACCCGCGGCAAGCTCCTCGCGAAGCGCCAGGGCTCGGCGATGCGTCGCTTCAGCCTTCACGTTGTCCCCCAGCAGTGTGTAGACTCCTCCGAGGTTATTCAGACTGGCGGAGAGCGCATTCTGATACAGCGCTACACCGGGATGCGCATCAACAAGCGCCTGGCCCAGGCTGACCGCCTCATTCAGGTACGGCTCGGCCAGCTCCGGCTGGTTGGTCATCGAGTACAATTTTCCAATGTTCACATCGCTGACCAGCACATCGCTTCGATATTGTTCGACTTCGGGATGTTGACGGTAGATGCGCCTGCGAATCTCCAGGCCTTTCTTGTGCCCTTCTTCTGCTTCAGGCCACCGCTGCAACAGCGCGTACATCGTGCCGAGGTTGTCGTAAGCGTTGGCCACCGCGCCCTGCAGTGCGGGATCGGCGCTCTTGAGATCGATCTTTTCCCCTTCAGCAATCACAGTCCTGAACAGCCGCTCCGCCTCCTTCATGCGGCCAGTGTCTTTGTAAACCAGGCCCGCATTGTTCTGGACGGACAATCGGTCTTGCAGGGCGGCCTGACCGCCCTCTGTGCTCTGATCCAGCTTGTCGAAGATCGCAAGAGCCTTGGCGTAGGATTCCTCAGCCGCGCCGTTGTTGGCCAGTTCGCGATCAATATCCCCGAGCCGCCAGTAGGCGGAACCAAGGTCACGCCTCAGTGCCGGATCGTCTGACCTCTGTTTCGCAAATGCTTCGTAGAACTCCTTCGCCGTTCCCAACAGGCCGCGCCGCAGCGATTCAAGTCCATGAGCCTTGAGTTCCGGACTCTCGCTGACTTCCGTGAGATACTTGTCCACGGCCTCAACGGCCGCGTGCAGGTTGGCCTCCGCCCGCTCTCGCTGCGCGGCCTCGGCAGCCCGCGCCCGATCGGCCTGCACGGCCAGCCAGAGGCTGACCGCCGTTCCGGCGATCAGAACGACAAACGCCGTCATTACGCCGCCGACCAGTCCCTTGTTCCGCTTGGCGAATTTCTTGAGTTGGTACGTCGTGCTCGCCGGGCGCGCGACGATCGGCTCATCATTCAGATAGCGACGGATGTCCGCCGCCAGTTCCGCCGCTGAGCCATAACGTCGCAGCTTGTCCTTTTCCAGCGACTTCCCGACGATGGTTTCCACGTCCCCGCGGAAAATCTTGTTGTACGTGCTCAGCGGCGCGGGATCATCTTCTCGAATCATCCGCGCCGCTTCCGGGATCATCTTCCGTGACAAGTTGTGCGGCAGACGCCCGGCCAGCAATTCGTACGTTATCACACCCAGAGCGTACACGTCGCTGCGTGTGTCAAGCTCCGTCGGATCGGCCAGGACCTGCTCCGGCGACATGTACGCCAGCGTGCCGATGAGCTGCCCCACGTCCGTTTGCATGGTGGTGACCTGGACGTCCGAGTCCGTGGCTCGGGCGACACCGAAGTCGAGAATCTTCGGCTGGCCAAGATCGTCCACGAGAATGTTGCCGGGCTTGAGATCGCGGTGGATCACGCCCTTCTGGTGGGCATAGTGGACGGCATCGCAGATTCGGGCCATCAGCGCCAGACGGTCCCGTGTACCGAGCCGGGCGGCATCGGCGTATTCGCCAAGCGGCCGACCCTGGATGAACTCCATGGCAAAATACGGCTGCGCCCCTTGGCCTGCATCGGCTGTGCCTGCTTCGTAAATCTGGGCAATCGCCGGATGCTGAAGCCGGCCGAGTACCTGCGATTCCTGCTCGAATCGCCGCAGGATGGAAGGGGTCGCGACGCCCGGACGGATAACCTTGAGGGCAACTGTTCGGCGCGGCTTCTCCTGCTCCGCCTCGAGCACCGTGCCCATGCCACCCTGACCGATGACCCGCACGACGCGATACTTCCCGATCCGCGGCGGCACCCGAACCCCGCCGGACATGACCTGATCCGCACCGAGCGTCTCGGCCGATGCGACCGTTTCGCTCGTCCCAGACCCGGCGTCAGCATCGCCGTCCATGTGTGTCGCTCCTCGAGCCGGGCAGGCCCGTACCGCTCCGTTCAGATCGGGAGGCAAGAAAGATCACGAGAATGGACCCGAATCGGAAATCGTATCTTTGTCGAACAGCCGCCTCAAGCCGGAACCGTGCACGGAAGAGGCCGCTACTTCGTCGTTACAGTGGAGCACTCGCCCGGCTGTTCCGTTTCCCCGGAAGGAGCGTTACCTTGCTCGTCCAGCGGGCGCCAGAACCCGACAGTGTCCTCCTCCACCTTGCTGTAACCCTGCGTCTTGTATTTGCTGAATGAGTTGTAGCTCCAGGCAAGAAAGTCCGAGTCGCCGCCGCCTTGCGTCGTAATCAGAAAGCGATTGGCGAGCTCACCAAATCCCCTCGCTTGATCGGCCGGCGAGGGCTTGTCGCCGCGGTTGGCATCGACCGGCACCCAGCCATATCCGGGCAGATAAACCTGCGCCCACCGATGGAACGCCTCGTCGATACTCGCATCATCGCCCCGCACGACGATGCTGCCCTGATACCGTGCGGGAAGTCCGGCGGCGCGGCACAAGGCAATAAACGTATACGTATATTCCGAGCAGGAACCCGTGCCGCGCTTCAGGACCACTTCCGGAACATCCCATCCTCCAACCATCTGATATTCGAGTGAACCAATGACGAAATCGTAAATCTTCCGGGCGATCCAGTACGGGTTCTTCTCGTCGCCGACGATCTCCCTGACTTTATCCTGCATGAAGGGGGAATCGATCCGGTAGCGCGAGCCATTGGCCGTGTACCTCGTCCGAATTTCGTCCGGGATGGCATCCAGTGTCCTCGTCCGTTCCGGCATGATCAGGTACCGGATGGCCGAGACTTCCACGTCGACATGGTAATCCAGTGAGGCCTTGGAACCCGCCGGCACCGTCTCCCAGCCGAACGTCGCGCACGGCTGCCCCCACTGATCCACAACGCGATTGGCGGGCTCACGAGAGAAAGCGACCGCACCAAGAAGCTTCTGCTCCGGAAGGTCCACCGGCAGCCCTACGTTGACCCTCAGGTCCATGACCGTTCCGGGGCCGTAGTTGTTGAGCGCCCAGGTGTACTCCACCCTTGCCCGACGAGTATCGAAAACCTGAAACATCTCATCGTCGTGAATGACGAGTTTGTAGATGGAGCCCTTCTGAAGGTCCACATTCCACAAGAATCCGTCGGCCCAGGTGAGACCGGCCGGATATGGACCGGGCGCGGCGACGATGCCGATCACTTTTCCCTCCCTGGGCTCGACCATGTAAATCTCGTTCTTGATCCGATCACTGACCCACAAGTAGTGCCCGTCAAAGGCCAGGCACCGGGCCGATGGCTCCGGGGCATCGAAGTACCGGAGAATCGTCCCATCCTCGGGAAGGACTTCGTAGACCTTCCCGCCCGCAAGGACAAACAGGGTCTCCTCGGCGAATGCAAGTCCGGTCGCCTGCTCCGCCGGGGCCATGAACGCCCGCTCGACGACGCCTCTTTCCGGGTCAAGTGCCTGAATGAGTCCCGTGTGATCGTCCGAGACCCAGACAAGACCTTGGCCGAACGTCAGTCCATGCGGTTTGAGTGTGGGAGCATCCCACTCACGGGTCACCGACCCGTCACGGGGATCAATTTGCCACAGCTTCGAAGTGCGCCAGTCCGCAAGGAGCAGCCGACTGCCGTCCCAAGCGAGACCGGATGGATAGGCAGACGGGCAGGCAATCGACCCGACAACGTCCCCCGGTGCCGCAAATGATACACGAGACGAAAGCAGCAACATTGTCGCAACGAAAAGGCATGCATAGTTGTTCTTGATGACTCTCATGGCGGGCTCCTTCAATTGGGCGACGCGTTGCAGATGGTCGCGCGTCGAAAACCGAGATGCGCGGAAGGGTTGGCCGCACCCCGATGCAGCGCAGAAGCGACGTCAGCCATTCTACCTCTTGCACGGCAACGAACAAAGCGACCCGGGAAGTGCACTGCGGCGAGCCGCAGGATTGAGCGGCGCGGACTTCTTCAGCGACCTTGGGCCTCGCTTGCTTTCTTGATTCAAGGGGGCAGATCGTGGGGCAATTCGATACGCGCAGGGCGGGACCACAATATAACGCCCCCCCAGACGTCTGAGCGCAGCCGCCGTATCTAGATTTTGCCCGGAACGACATCAACCAGGGAACCGGCGATATCGCGCAGCACCGCCAGCGGATGCTGATCGCCGTTGATGCGCAGGATGAGATCCTCGGGATAGGCATGCAGTACGGGCGCGGTTTCCCGATCGTAGACTTCGAGGCGGTTTTGAATCACTTTGCGGTCGGCGTCATCAGGACGGCCTGACTTGGCGGCGCGATTGGCCAGTCGCGTGATCAGCGCCTCGCGATCCTCCACCACCAGGTAAACGATCCGTCTTACCTCGATCACGCCGCGCAGCAATTCCACCTGCTTGGTCGTCCGGGGAATACCGTCCAGGATCAACGTATGGTAACCCGGTCGGATCGCCTCCGCGCCGATCTTCTCCTCGACGTGGTGACGGAAGACGCGAATGGTCAACTCGTCGGGAACCAGCAGGCCCTTCGTGGAGTAGGAAAGAAACTCCTTGCCGATGTCGGACTGCTTGTCCAGACCCCGGAAGATATCGCCCATCGCCAGATGCACCAGGTTGGGCATCTGCCCCAGAATCACGCCCTGCGTGCCCTTCCCCGAACCCGGTCCGCCGAACATGAGGATGCTGGGATACGTGCTGCCCGCCACGACGTTCTCCTCCAAAGGCGACTGAACCCCCAGGGGTCTATCGGCTGTTGCGTCCGTACTTCTTATCGAACGCCTCCCGCAAGGCTGGAGACTGGATTGAAACCCGCGCATTCCGGAAAAGGCGCTGGTGAAGCTGTGCGATTCGCGGTTCCACGAGCCGGTCCTGCAACCGGCGTTCCAGCAGGGGTCGAACTTCTTCGAATGTCGGCGATTCCGCCGGAATGCGCTTCTCAACCTTGAGAACGTGATACCACTGCCCGATCCGCACCGGCACCGCCAACTCTCCCGGCGGCACGCTGAAGGCGGCCGCGCGGAACGCTTCCGGCACCGATTCGTCGTGCCGCGAGAATGGCTCCAGGAGCCCGTCGTTCAGCGCCCCGGCCGAGTTGAGACTGAACCGTCGCGCCAACGCGCCGAAATCCTCCCCCTCCCGCAGCCGATCCAACATCCGCTCCACCTCCACCGGTGAACTCAATTGAATGTGACGCACCTGAACCCGCTCACCATACACTCGTCCATACTCACCGCGCAGATCATCCTCCGTAATGCGCAGCTCGTCGAGCGCCAGTCGCCGGAGCAGGGCGTTGCGGCGAATCGCCAGAAGGTACTCCTCACGCGAAACGTTCCGATCTTCTAGCAGTTGGACAAGCAGGTCCTCGGCCGATAAACGGTCATACGCCCGACCCGTGATCGCCGTCAGCGGATCGATCAGCTTCCGCAGGGCCCGATCGTATTCCTCATCGATATCAGCTTGGGTGACATGCAGGCCGCGCTCCGTCGTGATCCGTTCCGCCGCCACCAGTACGATCATCTGTTCGAGCAGTGCCGGCCCGTGTGAGCGAAGTAGAACGTCGACGAACTCAGAGACGGCGATCGGCCGGTCGTCGATTCTCGCCAAGACGTCGTCGTCCCTGAGCGCGTCCGAACGGGCCGACTCGTTTCCATGCGATCGCCGCGGCTGCGCCTGTCGATCACCACCGGACTCCGCCGCCGTGATCGATTCCCCCACACGCGGCATGGAAGAGCTTGACGGAGTCGCACAACCCGAAACGAGCACGAGCCCCACCGTCCCGATCAGGGCCATGCCCGGCCGTTCGCCGACCCGCCGTCTGCTCCGGGCCCGCCTCGTCCTCCACAGCCGAGGCTTTCCAGGATCTCGGCTTCCTCGCTGATTTGGCCAGTCCGTCAAGTGATCGATCCTTGCGAATTGCCTTCGACAACGACCGTAGCAGCGGCCCCGGGCGGGGTCAATCAGGGCGCCGGACAAGCGCGCCGAACCGGACGTCCTCTGGTTCGATTGCCGGACGTCCCGTATCATCCTTGAAGAGCGGTATCAGGGATGAGCGAATCAGGCAGCAACACAGAGGTCATCATTCTCGGCAGCGGAACTTCCCATGGCGTGCCCATGATCGGCTGCCACTGTGATGTCTGCACTTCCGACAACGTGCGCGACAAGCGAACGCGCCCCAGCATCTGGGTCCGCACGAACGGCATCTGCATTCTCGTCGATACCGCCCCGGAACTCCGCCTGCAATGCGTGGCCAATGGCATCGACCATCTCGATGCCGTGCTCTTCACGCACCACCACGCCGACCACGTCGTCGGTCTGGACGATCTCCGTCGGTACAACTGGCTCACGCGTCAGACGGTAAGATGCTATGGTACCGAGCGCACCCTCGATCGCATCCGCCGCATGTTCGCCTATGCTTTCGAACCCGCCCCGGACTCGCCCCACAGCCGCCCGAACCTTGAACTCATCACCATCGATGAAACGCCCTTCGACGTTCGCGGCGAACGTATTGTCCCCATTCCGCTGATGCACGGGCCGTTACCCGTCATGGGATTTCGATTCGGACGCTTTGCCTATTGCACCGATTGCAGCTTCATACCCGACGATTCCATGGAACGACTCCGCGATCTCGACGTGCTCGTACTGGACGCCCTCCGCCGCACACCCCACCCCACGCACTTCAATCTCGAGCAGGCGGTAGCCGCCGCAACCCAGATTGCTGCCCGGAAAACCTATTTCACGCACATCGCCCATGAGCTGATGCATGAAGACACCAATGACGAGCTGCCCGACGGAATGGAGCTCGCCTTCGACGGCCAGCACATCACCTTGTAACGGCGCGGGCCGGGTCCCGCCCCACGCGAACGTCTTTGTCCAGTGTGCCAATGCTCCTACGCTTGGGCGGCGCCTCTCGAATGCCGCTTGCCTTTGGCTCGTGTGCCACTGCTCTCGAGCAGTGCATCGTAAACGCCGCGTGTCCTCAACCCGCGTAGGTTTCTCCGCCTGCCAGCAAGTACCCCGGCGACACCATTCGACCCGTGATCCCCCCGCTTGTACCACGGACGCTCACTTGCGTTCGTCCCGCGGATTACTAGTTTGATAGGATGCGCCGTGCCGAAGATATGAGCTGGAGAAGCTTCTCCCCATCAGGGGATGGAACTGTCGGCTCCGACGAGGTTCGCTTGATGTCGCAAGAACGATCGCCCGTCAGCCACGCCGCCGAAGCCGGCAATGTCACCGGAACTGCGTTGCCGCGACGGCCCTGGCGTTCCATTGCCACAGGGGCAACCCGTCGCCGCATCTTCTCAACCGCAGCCATCCTGTCGATCCTGCTCCTCAGCGGATGTGCCGTCGTACGAAAACACCAGGCCAAGCGCCACGTGGCACGGGGAGACGAGCTGCTCCAAGCGGACCACTTGGATGAAGCACTGGCGGAATTCGAAGCTGCGGCCGAGGTCGCCCCCCAACTGGCCGTCGTTCACTCCCGGCTGGGCAACCTCTACGAACGGATGGGCGACTACACGCGGGCCATTGACGCATTCGTGGAAGCCGTCCGGCGCGATCCTCGGTCCTTCGACGACACCTTCAGCCTTGCCCGCCTCTACCAACTGACCAATCAGTTGGTGGATGCCATTCGAGCCTATCTTCATGCCGTGGAGCTGCGCCCCAACGACGCACAAACCCAGCTCAATCTTGGAACCTGCTACCACCAGAGCGGCGACTACGCCCAGGCCGTGGTTCGTTTTGAGAAGGCCATTGAACTCGATCCTTCCACTCCCGAAGCATTTGTAAACCTGGGCGTTTCGTTGGACGCCCAGGGCAAACATTACGAAGCTGTCAGGGCGTATCGAGAAGCTCTTGAACGCGACAGTCAGCAGCCGATGGTGCTGGTCAATCTCGCCAAGACCTATATGAAGCAGGATCGGCTCAAGCTGGCACGGCAGGCCTTGGAGCAGGCCGTCCGCATGGATGACCGTCTCGCCGAAGCGCATGAGGCCCTGGGATATTGCCTCTTTCGCATGCGCGAAATGGATGCCGCCGCGGAGAGCTATCGCCGGGCGCTGGCTTGCGATTGGCGACTCCCCAGAGCACACGCCGGACTGGGTTCGATCAAGATGCTGGCCTATCTCTCCCAACCGGACCGCAACGACCTGCGCGAAGAGGCCCTGGAACATTGGCATCGGTCTCTCGAGCTCGCGCCCGACCAGCCCAAGATTCGATCACTTATCGAACGATACCGCGTTTCCCGGTCCGACCCGAGTGCAGCACTACTTGACGGGGGATGATCCAAACGCGCGTAATTGCCGATCAGAAAGAGATTCACGGGGTTTCCGGACTGGGAATCGGCATGCGGTTGTGTACCCTTGACCTCCGACGGGGTATTTGGATACGATGTATTCGACGCGGGGGAAGAACCCACAAGCGTCATGAGTTGAGCTTCGCGAGAGGAGGCTTACTCCTGGTTGATCCGGTACTTGGGTCGGAGATGCCGGAACTGCTGGTGTAAAGATAGCACCGCACAGGAGTTGCCTGCCCAGGAATCCGTTTCTGCTCACCCCAGTTTCATCGCCGCCGCATAACACTCCATCATTCTCACCCTGTTAGATGCCCTCCGCAGGGCTGCGCGATCGCAGCGGGCAAGGGACGCCTTCCATCCACGGTCCGTACGAGGGGCGGAACGATTTGGTATTCGAACAACTCGATTCTCGTCTCAAGGTACGGGATCGATTCCGCCGCGCGAAAAGGGATGGCAGCGGATGAGTCGCCGTGCCGTCATGATCGAGCCGCGAATGGCGCCGTGTCGCTGCAGGGCCTCGATGGCGTATTCGCTGCAGGATGGGCAGAACTTGCACTGTCCGACCAGGTGCGGCCGGATGGCAAACTGGTAGCCTCGAATCAGAAACACGGGGATGGCGACAAACGTCGTATTGAGCGCGCGGCCGAGTCTCCCGGGCAGACCCAACGGTCGGGAAAAAGAACTTGTTGCTGGGGACTGATCCACGACAGACGGAATGGTATTCCGCAATTGCCCGACGTCCAGGC is from Phycisphaerae bacterium and encodes:
- a CDS encoding MBL fold metallo-hydrolase is translated as MSESGSNTEVIILGSGTSHGVPMIGCHCDVCTSDNVRDKRTRPSIWVRTNGICILVDTAPELRLQCVANGIDHLDAVLFTHHHADHVVGLDDLRRYNWLTRQTVRCYGTERTLDRIRRMFAYAFEPAPDSPHSRPNLELITIDETPFDVRGERIVPIPLMHGPLPVMGFRFGRFAYCTDCSFIPDDSMERLRDLDVLVLDALRRTPHPTHFNLEQAVAAATQIAARKTYFTHIAHELMHEDTNDELPDGMELAFDGQHITL
- a CDS encoding peptidylprolyl isomerase; this translates as MALIGTVGLVLVSGCATPSSSSMPRVGESITAAESGGDRQAQPRRSHGNESARSDALRDDDVLARIDDRPIAVSEFVDVLLRSHGPALLEQMIVLVAAERITTERGLHVTQADIDEEYDRALRKLIDPLTAITGRAYDRLSAEDLLVQLLEDRNVSREEYLLAIRRNALLRRLALDELRITEDDLRGEYGRVYGERVQVRHIQLSSPVEVERMLDRLREGEDFGALARRFSLNSAGALNDGLLEPFSRHDESVPEAFRAAAFSVPPGELAVPVRIGQWYHVLKVEKRIPAESPTFEEVRPLLERRLQDRLVEPRIAQLHQRLFRNARVSIQSPALREAFDKKYGRNSR
- a CDS encoding tetratricopeptide repeat protein; its protein translation is MSQERSPVSHAAEAGNVTGTALPRRPWRSIATGATRRRIFSTAAILSILLLSGCAVVRKHQAKRHVARGDELLQADHLDEALAEFEAAAEVAPQLAVVHSRLGNLYERMGDYTRAIDAFVEAVRRDPRSFDDTFSLARLYQLTNQLVDAIRAYLHAVELRPNDAQTQLNLGTCYHQSGDYAQAVVRFEKAIELDPSTPEAFVNLGVSLDAQGKHYEAVRAYREALERDSQQPMVLVNLAKTYMKQDRLKLARQALEQAVRMDDRLAEAHEALGYCLFRMREMDAAAESYRRALACDWRLPRAHAGLGSIKMLAYLSQPDRNDLREEALEHWHRSLELAPDQPKIRSLIERYRVSRSDPSAALLDGG
- a CDS encoding sodium/solute symporter (Members of the Solute:Sodium Symporter (SSS), TC 2.A.21 as described in tcdb.org, catalyze solute:Na+ symport. Known solutes for members of the family include sugars, amino acids, nucleosides, inositols, vitamins, urea or anions, depending on the system.) yields the protein MPTLHVSAVDVWILVVYVIGTRILFSWYFARKTQTGSEQYFLAGRKLRWPVIGLSFYVANMSGASFVGLAGSGYHSGIAVYNYEWLPAVILVCFVVFLLPLYLKQRVFTAPQYLEHRYGRSCRLAFSGFLLLANIFIDAAVGLYGGALVVQAVYPNLSLFLIIAVISLITGLYIFFGGLGAVIINDALQAALILIGGAVVTFLAWRKIPSWEAVRQASPPEAFHLIQPANDPLMPWPGLVTGVLVIGIYFWCMNQTIIQRALGARSLDHARWGSLFAAALKIPNLFLFVLPGLMAAALYPSLEKPDLAFPVLAFDLLPVGLRGVLLAAVAAAIFSSLEAILNSASTLFTMDFVHTLRPHASDRTLMNTGRAATIAFMIIAAAWAPQIARFPTLWQYAQSLLAYVTPPVVVIFMFGLFWRRANCPAAVITLTACVPVGAAWWIINDLLAWTSVQFLYGCGVTFLFSAAVFVLTAYLTEPPPQSVLQHMWHPSIWREESRDLHGTPRHRNYRWLAAILLLVTAGVVVWWA
- a CDS encoding nucleoside monophosphate kinase, which codes for MAGSTYPSILMFGGPGSGKGTQGVILGQMPNLVHLAMGDIFRGLDKQSDIGKEFLSYSTKGLLVPDELTIRVFRHHVEEKIGAEAIRPGYHTLILDGIPRTTKQVELLRGVIEVRRIVYLVVEDREALITRLANRAAKSGRPDDADRKVIQNRLEVYDRETAPVLHAYPEDLILRINGDQHPLAVLRDIAGSLVDVVPGKI
- a CDS encoding protein kinase, which produces MDGDADAGSGTSETVASAETLGADQVMSGGVRVPPRIGKYRVVRVIGQGGMGTVLEAEQEKPRRTVALKVIRPGVATPSILRRFEQESQVLGRLQHPAIAQIYEAGTADAGQGAQPYFAMEFIQGRPLGEYADAARLGTRDRLALMARICDAVHYAHQKGVIHRDLKPGNILVDDLGQPKILDFGVARATDSDVQVTTMQTDVGQLIGTLAYMSPEQVLADPTELDTRSDVYALGVITYELLAGRLPHNLSRKMIPEAARMIREDDPAPLSTYNKIFRGDVETIVGKSLEKDKLRRYGSAAELAADIRRYLNDEPIVARPASTTYQLKKFAKRNKGLVGGVMTAFVVLIAGTAVSLWLAVQADRARAAEAAQRERAEANLHAAVEAVDKYLTEVSESPELKAHGLESLRRGLLGTAKEFYEAFAKQRSDDPALRRDLGSAYWRLGDIDRELANNGAAEESYAKALAIFDKLDQSTEGGQAALQDRLSVQNNAGLVYKDTGRMKEAERLFRTVIAEGEKIDLKSADPALQGAVANAYDNLGTMYALLQRWPEAEEGHKKGLEIRRRIYRQHPEVEQYRSDVLVSDVNIGKLYSMTNQPELAEPYLNEAVSLGQALVDAHPGVALYQNALSASLNNLGGVYTLLGDNVKAEATHRRALALREELAAGHPAVLEYSIDIAGSYTNLGEIAVREGQGAGAMEWLDKAVSRLAAVLEKEPREATARYYMSYTQSWRAKALQLLGRFDDAVEAWDKAIEYDDQNDASLREGRGAAVAQRDS
- a CDS encoding transglutaminase, producing the protein MRVIKNNYACLFVATMLLLSSRVSFAAPGDVVGSIACPSAYPSGLAWDGSRLLLADWRTSKLWQIDPRDGSVTREWDAPTLKPHGLTFGQGLVWVSDDHTGLIQALDPERGVVERAFMAPAEQATGLAFAEETLFVLAGGKVYEVLPEDGTILRYFDAPEPSARCLAFDGHYLWVSDRIKNEIYMVEPREGKVIGIVAAPGPYPAGLTWADGFLWNVDLQKGSIYKLVIHDDEMFQVFDTRRARVEYTWALNNYGPGTVMDLRVNVGLPVDLPEQKLLGAVAFSREPANRVVDQWGQPCATFGWETVPAGSKASLDYHVDVEVSAIRYLIMPERTRTLDAIPDEIRTRYTANGSRYRIDSPFMQDKVREIVGDEKNPYWIARKIYDFVIGSLEYQMVGGWDVPEVVLKRGTGSCSEYTYTFIALCRAAGLPARYQGSIVVRGDDASIDEAFHRWAQVYLPGYGWVPVDANRGDKPSPADQARGFGELANRFLITTQGGGDSDFLAWSYNSFSKYKTQGYSKVEEDTVGFWRPLDEQGNAPSGETEQPGECSTVTTK